Proteins from a single region of Thunnus albacares chromosome 16, fThuAlb1.1, whole genome shotgun sequence:
- the lama4 gene encoding laminin subunit alpha-4 isoform X2 — protein sequence MKQGRLWSSLGLWSSDKSPTVSSNIGMFKNSASCQCKHVSGSLSVKLWLQTLAKIQVCPKGLFLSAQNICLPCNCKGHADYCQDITGICIKCKDHSTGDFCEMCKDGYMLAPSLDGRHICRPCACPLSISSNNFAVRCDRGSATLRCKCQEGYAGHICERCAPGYYGNPMAIGNSCKRCDCNGNSDPNLIFNECHNVTGHCQHCWGNTAGANCERCAPGFYGDAISAKNCRVCECNECGTSSCDDRTGVCHCKPGVTGRLCDQCEEGYSGFSSCQGCRRCECGPASIRSTCHPLTHSCPCRPGAGGRYCERCLPGYWDYSPSGCQKCDCESGHCDMHTGECRSEAATFNLCNSCDECTWHLIGDLRLSNKTLDQLRVGVLNISTGAAANDRLKYYNYTAHRLQIQFQGWRNKSSVMKAQAGELEDNIEDVVLDIKHLGESENVVKTQGNRLDEDTLQTVTLAEQLNTNLTDLNMRIEEMIHDWELYSVHQDVDPEVARQNTEVAQGMVTWMRKLDLSPREPIATDESTEAHDLLRRIRQLEKKLMITDGRVPPIKEVMSRFTIKLADAQGFLQKAARTVQETEDRNQASVLKFQRNEAKQQRLTEDYAAVNDTLEIASELNSETERTVAEVDAMVQNVTEYHAAIDGASQKLTEKTERLSLADTDLINRADEHAQELERQANELEEDLKESDANGFVQKAISAANVYNNIVKYIDDANITSLTTLNLSQRAEDAITGIKSELDHLVNQSSSVFKESVSLHSEQIEVEAEVIDKVKYIEETKETMDKNTKKLAEISEDISGIQKDRTPQRLEFTLQVAEGTLNRSAEVLQTITPISNKVEEWAKNMRNNEYSTDAYEQAIVTAGEAVDNLNVLVPELLGKLKVVEEKKPVNNVTTNIMRIRELIAQARSVAKKVQVSMKFNGQSSVEVHPHTNLEELKTMTSISLFMRVDPDTDPIEDRLILYLGDRNGRKDYMGLAIKNDNLVYVYNLGGEDVEIPLGSKPVSQWPAVFNYIKVERLGRHGKVFLTIPSQSSTDEQKFIQKGEAPGTDSLFDIDPKDIVFFVGGVPPDVKLPPPLSLAPFVGCIELASLNNDVISLYNFKETHKMDVVASVPCPRYKLAFSQSRIASYLFDGTGYAVINNIERRGKFGVVTRFDISVRTVANNGVLFLMVSGDKFFLLELKNGFLRLMYDFGFNNGPNLLENNSPKLQINDAKYHEVSVIYHQSKKVILLVDKSHVKSMENQKTTLPFSDIYIGGAPSHILKSRPELSAVVGLKGCVKGFQFQKKDFNLLEEPGTIGISSGCPEESFMSRKAYFTGESYLGSTAKISFFDNFEGGLNFRTLQPSGLLLYHSEGSDELSISLENGAVVLNTRGTRVKSHKKQYNDGRTHFLVASVNNLKYSLLVDDKDKQEKKRPSSASQSSPVSVKSFYYGGSPSSSFKNFTGCISYAYINRQDRDIEPEDFQRYPEKVQTSLQDCPVQRPPAALLSRHRDNASRAKQSQSQKVSRDKSSLPLGLMELKSDDQEPSELNIAPCYLSLRPRATRQAYHYGGIANSRQHYADLPESLSERSHFSLSLKTQSSFGLIFYVSDVQEDNFMALFLAHGKLVYTFNVADQRVKIKSEEKYNDGAWHNVIFIRDGNMGRLIIDGLTVLEDRAQGSNVSWHVSSPLYVGGVPPGRAQKNIQRNSAYSFTGCVKNLQLDGQWLSSVSETFGVTPCFEGHSEAGTYFSEDGGYVVLDDTFSLGLRFELVMEVRPRVASGVLLHVRTAESYFTMYIHQGAVVVIVNDGTHEFFTKVSPRQGLCAGNWHRITVIRDANVVQLDVDSEVNHVVGPLNPSSTDTKEPVFIGGAPDHFLPESIATKKAYVGCMRNLTINNSRVSFSKAALVSGAVSVGTCPAA from the exons GTGTGTCCAAAGGGACTTTTCCTCAGTGCCCAAAACATATGCTTACCATGTAACTGCAAAGGCCACGCAGACTACTGTCAAGACATCACTGGTATTTGTATA AAATGCAAGGACCACAGTACAGGTGATTTCTGTGAAATGTGTAAAGATGGCTACATGCTAGCTCCTAGCCTAGATGGACGCCACATCTGCCGACCCTGCGCCTGCCCCCTCTCGATCTCCTCCAATAA CTTTGCAGTGCGCTGTGACAGAGGAAGTGCCACTCTGCGCTGCAAGTGCCAAGAGGGCTACGCTGGACATATCTGTGAGAG GTGTGCTCCGGGTTATTATGGCAACCCGATGGCGATTGGTAATTCCTGTAAGAGATGCGACTGTAATGGCAACTCTGACCCCAACCTCATCTTCAACGAGTGCCACAACGTGACGGGCCACTGCCAGCACTGCTGGGGAAACACTGCCGGAGCCAACTGTGAGAGGTGTGCCCCAGGTTTCTACGGCGACGCCATCAGTGCCAAGAATTGCAGAG tgtgCGAGTGCAATGAATGTGGCACCTCCTCATGCGACGACAGGACTGGAGTGTGTCACTGCAAGCCAGGAGTCACTGGACGACTCTGTGACCAGTGCGAG GAGGGTTACTCTGGTTTCTCCAGCTGTCAGGGCTGTCGGAGGTGTGAATGCGGGCCAGCTTCTATTCGTTCCACCTGCCATCCTCTTACCCACAGCTGCCCATGCCGCCCAGGGGCCGGAGGTCGTTACTGCGAGCGCTGCCTCCCAGGCTACTGGGACTACAGCCCTTCCGGCTGCCAGA AGTGTGACTGTGAGAGCGGCCACTGTGACATGCATACAGGAGAGTGTCGGTCAGAGGCTGCAACATTCAACCTGTGCAACA GTTGTGATGAATGCACTTGGCATCTAATTGGAGACCTGCGGCTGTCCAATAAGACACTGGACCAGCTGAGAGTTGGAGTGTTGAACATTTCAACTGGGGCTGCTGCTAATGACAGGCTCAAATACTACAATTACACTGCTCATCGCCTGcag ATTCAGTTTCAAGGCTGGAGAAACAAGTCATCTGTGATGAAGGCCCAGGCTGGGGAGCTGGAGGACAACATAGAAGATGTGGTGCTAGACATCAAACATCTGGGAGAATCG GAAAACGTGGTAAAGACTCAGGGGAACAGGCTGGATGAGGACACACTGCAGACTGTCACCCTAGCTGAGCAGCTCAACACAAACCTCACTGATCTCAACATGCGCATTGAAG agaTGATCCATGACTGGGAGCTGTACAGTGTTCACCAGGATGTGGATCCAGAGGTGGCCAGACAGAACACTGAGGTGGCCCAGGGAATGGTGACCTGGATGAGGAAACTGGACCTGTCCCCACGAGAGCCCATTGCTACTGACGAGTCGACTGAAGCCCATGACT TGCTGAGGCGCATCCGTCAGTTGGAGAAGAAGTTGATGATCACAGATGGCCGTGTACCGCCTATCAAGGAGGTCATGTCCCGCTTCACCATCAAGCTGGCGGACGCTCAGGGCTTCCTCCAGAAAGCAGCCAGGACCGTCCAGGAGACGGAGGACAGGAACCAAGCCAGTGTCCTCAAATTCCAGAGGAATGAG gcaaagcagcagaggctgacgGAAGACTACGCTGCTGTCAACGATACTCTGGAAATAGCCAGTGAATTAAACTCTGAAACAGAGAGGACCGTGGCTGAGGTGGATGCTATGGTGCAG AATGTGACCGAGTACCACGCAGCGATCGATGGCGCCAGCCAAAAGCTGACGGAGAAGACGGAGCGTCTGTCATTGGCTGACACAGACCTGATTAACAGGGCTGACGAGCATGCTCAGGAGCTGGAGAGACAGGCCAACGAACTGGAGGA GGATCTGAAAGAGAGCGATGCCAATGGCTTTGTGCAGAAGGCCATAAGTGCCGCCAATGTGTACAACAACATAGTGAAGTACATCGACGATGCCAATATCACCTCACTCACCACCCTGAACTTATCCCAAAGAGCTGAAGAT GCCATTACTGGGATCAAGTCGGAGCTTGATCACCTGGTaaatcagagcagcagtgttttcaaGGAGTCTGTTTCACTGCATTCAGAACAAATTG AGGTAGAAGCTGAGGTTATTGACAAGGTGAAATACATTGAGGAGACCAAGGAGACAATggataaaaacaccaaaaaacttGCAGAAATATCAGAGGATATCAGTGGAATTCAAAAAG ACAGAACACCACAGCGATTGGAGTTTACCCTGCAGGTAGCTGAGGGGACTCTTAACCGCTCAGCAGAAGTGCTTCAGACTATCACCCCCATCAGCAACAAGGTGGAGGAGTGGGCCAAGAATATGAGAAACAACGAATACTCCACAGATGCCTATGAACAGGCCATAGTAACTGCCGGAGAAGCAG TGGACAACCTAAATGTACTCGTTCCTGAGCTGCTGGGCAAGTTGAAGGTGGTTGAAGAGAAGAAGCCTGTCAATAACGTTACCACCAACATCATGAGGATCAGAGAGCTCATAGCCCAGGCCAGGAGTGTGGCCAAGAAA GTCCAAGTGTCCATGAAGTTCAACGGTCAGTCCTCAGTGGAGGTTCATCCTCACACCAACCTGGAAGAACTGAAGACAATGACATCCATCAGCTTGTTTATGAGAGTGGACCCTGACACGGATCCCATCGAGGACCGCTTAATCTTATACCTGGGAGACAGAAAT GGTAGGAAAGACTACATGGGACTGGCCATCAAGAATGACAACCTGGTATACGTATACAACCTCGGGGGCGAAGATGTTGAGATCCCACTGGGTTCAAAGCCTGTCAGCCAATGGCCTGCAGTCTTCAACTACATCAAAGTAGAGAG GCTTGGCAGACATGGAAAAGTCTTCCTGACCATCCCCAGCCAGAGCTCCACAGACGAGCAGAAGTTCATCCAGAAAGGAGAGGCTCCGGGCACCGACTCACTATTTGACATCGACCCTAAGGATATAGTCTTCTTTGTCGGTGGTGTCCCACCAGATGTCAAA CTCCCACCTCCTCTTAGTCTTGCTCCTTTTGTGGGCTGCATTGAGTTGGCCTCGCTGAACAACGATGTGATCAGTCTATACAATTTCAAAGAGACTCACAAAATGGATGTCGTTGCATCAGTGCCATGCCCCAG GTACAAGTTGGCGTTCTCCCAGAGTCGTATTGCCAGCTACCTGTTCGATGGAACGGGCTATGCAGTCATCAATAATATTGAGCGGAGGGGGAAATTTGGTGTTGTTACAAGATTTGATATTTCAGTGCGAACAGTCGCAAACAATGGTGTTCTTTTCCTCATGGTCAGTGGG GATAAATTCTTCCTTTTAGAATTAAAGAATGGTTTCCTGCGCCTAATGTATGACTTTGGCTTCAATAATGGACCAAATCTTTTGGAGAATAACTCACCAAAGCTGCAAATAAATGATGCAAAATATCATGAG GTGTCAGTGATTTACCATCAGTCAAAGAAGGTTATCCTACTGGTGGACAAGAGCCATGTTAAATCTATGGAGAATCAGAAAACCACACTGCCCTTCTCAGATATCTACATAGGTGGGGCTCCATCGCACATTCTCAAATCCAG GCCTGAGCTGTCTGCTGTGGTCGGCCTGAAAGGCTGTGTGAAAGGTTTCCAGTTCCAGAAAAAAGACTTCAACCTCCTGGAGGAGCCTGGCACCATTGGCATCAGCAGTGGCTGCCCTGAGGAGTCTTTC ATGTCCCGTAAAGCTTACTTCACTGGAGAGAGCTACCTGGGATCCACAGCAAAGATTTCATTCTTCGACAACTTTGAAGGAGGCCTCAACTTTAGAACTCTGCAGCCCAGTGGACTCCTGCTCTACCACAGTGAAGGG TCTGATGAGTTAAGCATTTCCCTGGAGAACGGAGCAGTGGTGCTAAACACCAGAGGAACAAGAGTCAAATCACACAAGAAACAATACAATGATGGAAGGACACACTTCTTAGTGGCCTCAGTTAACAATCTGAA GTATTCACTGTTGGTGGATGACAAAGACAAGCAGGAGAAGAAACGTCCATCATCAGCCTCACAGTCCTCTCCAGTTTCTGTAAAGAGCTTCTACTACGGAGGTTCTCCGAGCAGCAGCTTCAAGAATTTCACAGGCTGCATCAGCTACGCCTATATCAACAG ACAAGACAGGGACATTGAGCCGGAGGACTTTCAGCGCTACCCAGAGAAGGTCCAGACCTCCTTGCAGGACTGTCCAGTCCAGCGACCCCCTGCTGCTCTGTTGTCAAGGCACAGGGATAACGCCTCTAGAGCCAAACAGAGCCAATCACAGAAG GTTAGCAGGGATAAGTCCAGCCTCCCTCTAGGCCTGATGGAGCTTAAAAGTGATGACCAGGAGCCATCAGAGCTGAACATCGCGCCCTGCTACCTCTCCTTACGTCCCCGAGCAACCCGCCAAGCCTACCACTACGGCGGCATCGCCAACAGCAGGCAGCACTACGCAGACCTCCCAGAGTCACTTTCTGAGAG GTCCCACTTCTCCCTGTCCCTGAAGACCCAGTCATCCTTCGGCCTCATCTTTTATGTATCTGATGTCCAAGAGGACAATTTCATGGCTCTCTTCCTGGCTCATGGGAAGCTTGTATACACCTTCAACGTTGCAGATCAAAGAGTCAAAATTAAGAGTGAGGAGAAATACAATGATGGTGCATGGCATAAC GTTATTTTTATCCGTGATGGGAACATGGGGCGATTAATAATTGATGGGCTCACAGTGCTGGAAGACAGAGCTCAAGGGAGCAACGTCTCCTGGCATGTCAGCAGTCCCCTCTATGTCGGAGGAGTTCCTCCAGGGAGAGCCCAAAAGAATATTCAG AGAAACTCTGCATACAGCTTTACCGGCTGTGTGAAGAACCTCCAGCTTGATGGACAGTGGTTGTCCTCTGTGTCAGAGACGTTTGGGGTCACTCCATGCTTTGAGGGACACTCTGAGGCGGGAACATACTTCTCAGAGGACGGAGGATACGTCGTGTTGG ATGATACATTTAGCTTGGGGCTCAGGTTTGAGCTGGTGATGGAGGTGCGCCCCCGTGTGGCATCTGGGGTGCTACTGCATGTGCGCACAGCAGAGAGCTATTTCACCATGTACATTCATCAAGGGGCA gTGGTGGTTATTGTGAACGATGGGACACATGAGTTCTTCACAAAGGTGTCTCCGAGACAGGGTCTGTGTGCTGGCAACTGGCACAGAATCACAG TGATCCGAGATGCCAACGTTGTCCAGCTGGATGTGGACTCTGAGGTCAACCATGTGGTGGGACCTCTGAATCCCAGCTCCACAGATACCAAAGAGCCAGTGTTCATCGGTGGAGCTCCAG atCATTTCCTCCCAGAGAGCATCGCCACCAAGAAGGCCTATGTGGGCTGTATGAGGAACCTGACAATCAATAACAGCCGAGTGAGCTTCAGCAAAGCTGCTCTGGTCAGTGGAGCGGTCAGTGTCGGAACCTGTCCAGCTGCATAA
- the lama4 gene encoding laminin subunit alpha-4 isoform X4: protein MCKDGYMLAPSLDGRHICRPCACPLSISSNNFAVRCDRGSATLRCKCQEGYAGHICERCAPGYYGNPMAIGNSCKRCDCNGNSDPNLIFNECHNVTGHCQHCWGNTAGANCERCAPGFYGDAISAKNCRVCECNECGTSSCDDRTGVCHCKPGVTGRLCDQCEEGYSGFSSCQGCRRCECGPASIRSTCHPLTHSCPCRPGAGGRYCERCLPGYWDYSPSGCQKCDCESGHCDMHTGECRSEAATFNLCNSCDECTWHLIGDLRLSNKTLDQLRVGVLNISTGAAANDRLKYYNYTAHRLQIQFQGWRNKSSVMKAQAGELEDNIEDVVLDIKHLGESENVVKTQGNRLDEDTLQTVTLAEQLNTNLTDLNMRIEEMIHDWELYSVHQDVDPEVARQNTEVAQGMVTWMRKLDLSPREPIATDESTEAHDLLRRIRQLEKKLMITDGRVPPIKEVMSRFTIKLADAQGFLQKAARTVQETEDRNQASVLKFQRNEAKQQRLTEDYAAVNDTLEIASELNSETERTVAEVDAMVQNVTEYHAAIDGASQKLTEKTERLSLADTDLINRADEHAQELERQANELEEDLKESDANGFVQKAISAANVYNNIVKYIDDANITSLTTLNLSQRAEDAITGIKSELDHLVNQSSSVFKESVSLHSEQIEVEAEVIDKVKYIEETKETMDKNTKKLAEISEDISGIQKDRTPQRLEFTLQVAEGTLNRSAEVLQTITPISNKVEEWAKNMRNNEYSTDAYEQAIVTAGEAVDNLNVLVPELLGKLKVVEEKKPVNNVTTNIMRIRELIAQARSVAKKVQVSMKFNGQSSVEVHPHTNLEELKTMTSISLFMRVDPDTDPIEDRLILYLGDRNGRKDYMGLAIKNDNLVYVYNLGGEDVEIPLGSKPVSQWPAVFNYIKVERLGRHGKVFLTIPSQSSTDEQKFIQKGEAPGTDSLFDIDPKDIVFFVGGVPPDVKLPPPLSLAPFVGCIELASLNNDVISLYNFKETHKMDVVASVPCPRYKLAFSQSRIASYLFDGTGYAVINNIERRGKFGVVTRFDISVRTVANNGVLFLMVSGDKFFLLELKNGFLRLMYDFGFNNGPNLLENNSPKLQINDAKYHEVSVIYHQSKKVILLVDKSHVKSMENQKTTLPFSDIYIGGAPSHILKSRPELSAVVGLKGCVKGFQFQKKDFNLLEEPGTIGISSGCPEESFMSRKAYFTGESYLGSTAKISFFDNFEGGLNFRTLQPSGLLLYHSEGSDELSISLENGAVVLNTRGTRVKSHKKQYNDGRTHFLVASVNNLKYSLLVDDKDKQEKKRPSSASQSSPVSVKSFYYGGSPSSSFKNFTGCISYAYINRQDRDIEPEDFQRYPEKVQTSLQDCPVQRPPAALLSRHRDNASRAKQSQSQKVSRDKSSLPLGLMELKSDDQEPSELNIAPCYLSLRPRATRQAYHYGGIANSRQHYADLPESLSERSHFSLSLKTQSSFGLIFYVSDVQEDNFMALFLAHGKLVYTFNVADQRVKIKSEEKYNDGAWHNVIFIRDGNMGRLIIDGLTVLEDRAQGSNVSWHVSSPLYVGGVPPGRAQKNIQRNSAYSFTGCVKNLQLDGQWLSSVSETFGVTPCFEGHSEAGTYFSEDGGYVVLDDTFSLGLRFELVMEVRPRVASGVLLHVRTAESYFTMYIHQGAVVVIVNDGTHEFFTKVSPRQGLCAGNWHRITVIRDANVVQLDVDSEVNHVVGPLNPSSTDTKEPVFIGGAPDHFLPESIATKKAYVGCMRNLTINNSRVSFSKAALVSGAVSVGTCPAA from the exons ATGTGTAAAGATGGCTACATGCTAGCTCCTAGCCTAGATGGACGCCACATCTGCCGACCCTGCGCCTGCCCCCTCTCGATCTCCTCCAATAA CTTTGCAGTGCGCTGTGACAGAGGAAGTGCCACTCTGCGCTGCAAGTGCCAAGAGGGCTACGCTGGACATATCTGTGAGAG GTGTGCTCCGGGTTATTATGGCAACCCGATGGCGATTGGTAATTCCTGTAAGAGATGCGACTGTAATGGCAACTCTGACCCCAACCTCATCTTCAACGAGTGCCACAACGTGACGGGCCACTGCCAGCACTGCTGGGGAAACACTGCCGGAGCCAACTGTGAGAGGTGTGCCCCAGGTTTCTACGGCGACGCCATCAGTGCCAAGAATTGCAGAG tgtgCGAGTGCAATGAATGTGGCACCTCCTCATGCGACGACAGGACTGGAGTGTGTCACTGCAAGCCAGGAGTCACTGGACGACTCTGTGACCAGTGCGAG GAGGGTTACTCTGGTTTCTCCAGCTGTCAGGGCTGTCGGAGGTGTGAATGCGGGCCAGCTTCTATTCGTTCCACCTGCCATCCTCTTACCCACAGCTGCCCATGCCGCCCAGGGGCCGGAGGTCGTTACTGCGAGCGCTGCCTCCCAGGCTACTGGGACTACAGCCCTTCCGGCTGCCAGA AGTGTGACTGTGAGAGCGGCCACTGTGACATGCATACAGGAGAGTGTCGGTCAGAGGCTGCAACATTCAACCTGTGCAACA GTTGTGATGAATGCACTTGGCATCTAATTGGAGACCTGCGGCTGTCCAATAAGACACTGGACCAGCTGAGAGTTGGAGTGTTGAACATTTCAACTGGGGCTGCTGCTAATGACAGGCTCAAATACTACAATTACACTGCTCATCGCCTGcag ATTCAGTTTCAAGGCTGGAGAAACAAGTCATCTGTGATGAAGGCCCAGGCTGGGGAGCTGGAGGACAACATAGAAGATGTGGTGCTAGACATCAAACATCTGGGAGAATCG GAAAACGTGGTAAAGACTCAGGGGAACAGGCTGGATGAGGACACACTGCAGACTGTCACCCTAGCTGAGCAGCTCAACACAAACCTCACTGATCTCAACATGCGCATTGAAG agaTGATCCATGACTGGGAGCTGTACAGTGTTCACCAGGATGTGGATCCAGAGGTGGCCAGACAGAACACTGAGGTGGCCCAGGGAATGGTGACCTGGATGAGGAAACTGGACCTGTCCCCACGAGAGCCCATTGCTACTGACGAGTCGACTGAAGCCCATGACT TGCTGAGGCGCATCCGTCAGTTGGAGAAGAAGTTGATGATCACAGATGGCCGTGTACCGCCTATCAAGGAGGTCATGTCCCGCTTCACCATCAAGCTGGCGGACGCTCAGGGCTTCCTCCAGAAAGCAGCCAGGACCGTCCAGGAGACGGAGGACAGGAACCAAGCCAGTGTCCTCAAATTCCAGAGGAATGAG gcaaagcagcagaggctgacgGAAGACTACGCTGCTGTCAACGATACTCTGGAAATAGCCAGTGAATTAAACTCTGAAACAGAGAGGACCGTGGCTGAGGTGGATGCTATGGTGCAG AATGTGACCGAGTACCACGCAGCGATCGATGGCGCCAGCCAAAAGCTGACGGAGAAGACGGAGCGTCTGTCATTGGCTGACACAGACCTGATTAACAGGGCTGACGAGCATGCTCAGGAGCTGGAGAGACAGGCCAACGAACTGGAGGA GGATCTGAAAGAGAGCGATGCCAATGGCTTTGTGCAGAAGGCCATAAGTGCCGCCAATGTGTACAACAACATAGTGAAGTACATCGACGATGCCAATATCACCTCACTCACCACCCTGAACTTATCCCAAAGAGCTGAAGAT GCCATTACTGGGATCAAGTCGGAGCTTGATCACCTGGTaaatcagagcagcagtgttttcaaGGAGTCTGTTTCACTGCATTCAGAACAAATTG AGGTAGAAGCTGAGGTTATTGACAAGGTGAAATACATTGAGGAGACCAAGGAGACAATggataaaaacaccaaaaaacttGCAGAAATATCAGAGGATATCAGTGGAATTCAAAAAG ACAGAACACCACAGCGATTGGAGTTTACCCTGCAGGTAGCTGAGGGGACTCTTAACCGCTCAGCAGAAGTGCTTCAGACTATCACCCCCATCAGCAACAAGGTGGAGGAGTGGGCCAAGAATATGAGAAACAACGAATACTCCACAGATGCCTATGAACAGGCCATAGTAACTGCCGGAGAAGCAG TGGACAACCTAAATGTACTCGTTCCTGAGCTGCTGGGCAAGTTGAAGGTGGTTGAAGAGAAGAAGCCTGTCAATAACGTTACCACCAACATCATGAGGATCAGAGAGCTCATAGCCCAGGCCAGGAGTGTGGCCAAGAAA GTCCAAGTGTCCATGAAGTTCAACGGTCAGTCCTCAGTGGAGGTTCATCCTCACACCAACCTGGAAGAACTGAAGACAATGACATCCATCAGCTTGTTTATGAGAGTGGACCCTGACACGGATCCCATCGAGGACCGCTTAATCTTATACCTGGGAGACAGAAAT GGTAGGAAAGACTACATGGGACTGGCCATCAAGAATGACAACCTGGTATACGTATACAACCTCGGGGGCGAAGATGTTGAGATCCCACTGGGTTCAAAGCCTGTCAGCCAATGGCCTGCAGTCTTCAACTACATCAAAGTAGAGAG GCTTGGCAGACATGGAAAAGTCTTCCTGACCATCCCCAGCCAGAGCTCCACAGACGAGCAGAAGTTCATCCAGAAAGGAGAGGCTCCGGGCACCGACTCACTATTTGACATCGACCCTAAGGATATAGTCTTCTTTGTCGGTGGTGTCCCACCAGATGTCAAA CTCCCACCTCCTCTTAGTCTTGCTCCTTTTGTGGGCTGCATTGAGTTGGCCTCGCTGAACAACGATGTGATCAGTCTATACAATTTCAAAGAGACTCACAAAATGGATGTCGTTGCATCAGTGCCATGCCCCAG GTACAAGTTGGCGTTCTCCCAGAGTCGTATTGCCAGCTACCTGTTCGATGGAACGGGCTATGCAGTCATCAATAATATTGAGCGGAGGGGGAAATTTGGTGTTGTTACAAGATTTGATATTTCAGTGCGAACAGTCGCAAACAATGGTGTTCTTTTCCTCATGGTCAGTGGG GATAAATTCTTCCTTTTAGAATTAAAGAATGGTTTCCTGCGCCTAATGTATGACTTTGGCTTCAATAATGGACCAAATCTTTTGGAGAATAACTCACCAAAGCTGCAAATAAATGATGCAAAATATCATGAG GTGTCAGTGATTTACCATCAGTCAAAGAAGGTTATCCTACTGGTGGACAAGAGCCATGTTAAATCTATGGAGAATCAGAAAACCACACTGCCCTTCTCAGATATCTACATAGGTGGGGCTCCATCGCACATTCTCAAATCCAG GCCTGAGCTGTCTGCTGTGGTCGGCCTGAAAGGCTGTGTGAAAGGTTTCCAGTTCCAGAAAAAAGACTTCAACCTCCTGGAGGAGCCTGGCACCATTGGCATCAGCAGTGGCTGCCCTGAGGAGTCTTTC ATGTCCCGTAAAGCTTACTTCACTGGAGAGAGCTACCTGGGATCCACAGCAAAGATTTCATTCTTCGACAACTTTGAAGGAGGCCTCAACTTTAGAACTCTGCAGCCCAGTGGACTCCTGCTCTACCACAGTGAAGGG TCTGATGAGTTAAGCATTTCCCTGGAGAACGGAGCAGTGGTGCTAAACACCAGAGGAACAAGAGTCAAATCACACAAGAAACAATACAATGATGGAAGGACACACTTCTTAGTGGCCTCAGTTAACAATCTGAA GTATTCACTGTTGGTGGATGACAAAGACAAGCAGGAGAAGAAACGTCCATCATCAGCCTCACAGTCCTCTCCAGTTTCTGTAAAGAGCTTCTACTACGGAGGTTCTCCGAGCAGCAGCTTCAAGAATTTCACAGGCTGCATCAGCTACGCCTATATCAACAG ACAAGACAGGGACATTGAGCCGGAGGACTTTCAGCGCTACCCAGAGAAGGTCCAGACCTCCTTGCAGGACTGTCCAGTCCAGCGACCCCCTGCTGCTCTGTTGTCAAGGCACAGGGATAACGCCTCTAGAGCCAAACAGAGCCAATCACAGAAG GTTAGCAGGGATAAGTCCAGCCTCCCTCTAGGCCTGATGGAGCTTAAAAGTGATGACCAGGAGCCATCAGAGCTGAACATCGCGCCCTGCTACCTCTCCTTACGTCCCCGAGCAACCCGCCAAGCCTACCACTACGGCGGCATCGCCAACAGCAGGCAGCACTACGCAGACCTCCCAGAGTCACTTTCTGAGAG GTCCCACTTCTCCCTGTCCCTGAAGACCCAGTCATCCTTCGGCCTCATCTTTTATGTATCTGATGTCCAAGAGGACAATTTCATGGCTCTCTTCCTGGCTCATGGGAAGCTTGTATACACCTTCAACGTTGCAGATCAAAGAGTCAAAATTAAGAGTGAGGAGAAATACAATGATGGTGCATGGCATAAC GTTATTTTTATCCGTGATGGGAACATGGGGCGATTAATAATTGATGGGCTCACAGTGCTGGAAGACAGAGCTCAAGGGAGCAACGTCTCCTGGCATGTCAGCAGTCCCCTCTATGTCGGAGGAGTTCCTCCAGGGAGAGCCCAAAAGAATATTCAG AGAAACTCTGCATACAGCTTTACCGGCTGTGTGAAGAACCTCCAGCTTGATGGACAGTGGTTGTCCTCTGTGTCAGAGACGTTTGGGGTCACTCCATGCTTTGAGGGACACTCTGAGGCGGGAACATACTTCTCAGAGGACGGAGGATACGTCGTGTTGG ATGATACATTTAGCTTGGGGCTCAGGTTTGAGCTGGTGATGGAGGTGCGCCCCCGTGTGGCATCTGGGGTGCTACTGCATGTGCGCACAGCAGAGAGCTATTTCACCATGTACATTCATCAAGGGGCA gTGGTGGTTATTGTGAACGATGGGACACATGAGTTCTTCACAAAGGTGTCTCCGAGACAGGGTCTGTGTGCTGGCAACTGGCACAGAATCACAG TGATCCGAGATGCCAACGTTGTCCAGCTGGATGTGGACTCTGAGGTCAACCATGTGGTGGGACCTCTGAATCCCAGCTCCACAGATACCAAAGAGCCAGTGTTCATCGGTGGAGCTCCAG atCATTTCCTCCCAGAGAGCATCGCCACCAAGAAGGCCTATGTGGGCTGTATGAGGAACCTGACAATCAATAACAGCCGAGTGAGCTTCAGCAAAGCTGCTCTGGTCAGTGGAGCGGTCAGTGTCGGAACCTGTCCAGCTGCATAA